The segment GACCCGCAGGATTTGGGTTTGACACCATTTCATAGTTCAGCTTAATGGAGGTGGCGGGATAGCAGGTGTCTAACTGATTAAGTTCATTGAGCAGGTTGGTGATTGTCTTGGACGACATTGGATTGGTGAAATGGTGTAACGGACGGTGAGCATCTTTGAGGAATCGTCATAAAGAAGATCTGCGTCTTGGGTGAAGAGGGATTTTATCAACGAGCACGCATCGTCGCTTCGAGAAAGGGATTGCCGCGCGATCCCAGCCAATGCTGTTTCAGCACGATAGGCGATAATGTTTGATTCCTGACATGCCAGCATTTATGCATCACACCTATTTGTAACAAAAAGAAGAAAATCCCGCTATAATTGACTATTACGTCAGCAGTGGGGCCACAGCAGTCAACATCGGGTCAGGATGTCTGAAATTATGCCATCAAACAATTCAGTGCTTTTTCCATCATTTTCAATGATTCGTAGCATTTATTATTTTGTTCCCTCATGGGAGGGTATCGAAGAATGCGGCTTCACAGCATTCGAAGTGAAATGCGGGCAGCATGTCTTCTAATTGAGAGGACGGGATACCCGTTGTCTGCGCAAGATATTCCAGTGTGCGTCGTGCTGGTTCTGTATTCCAATAGAGGGTCATCAAGCAGTTGCTCATCTCGCGAAATGTTTGCAATGCGATACGTCGTTTCTGAATACGGGCGATTGTTTCTTTGTGTATCTCTGGCCATTCCTGTGTGTGTTTAACAAGCTGCCGGCCAGCCTGAAGATAGCGGTCGTAGCGACTGGCCATCCTGTTGTCTGTCGACCAGCAGACCGATGCATCCGGGGCGTATGCAACAGTGCGATGGGTGCGATGCAGGTAGTGTACCGCGCTCCAGGCTGTCCAGAGCGGCTGGTTAAGCGGAATTGCGATGTTTTTTCTGGAATAATCCAAGGCCGTTTCAAGGGGCCAGGATGTGTTGAACAATGTTTCTTCATTGCGCAGAAGTATGTATTGCGGTGGATGATCTGTGTTTAACAGCATGCCTGCCATGGTCGGTTCTGCATTTAGCAGTTGGTTGTGCAGCGTTTTTACGGGGGGGGCTTTATCAAGGATGCGACCTGTCTGAATGGTTCCATCTGCCGCTCCGGCATGTGTGCTAAGTGCTTCGGTTGTAAGCTGTATATCATCCCTCGCAATCAGAATGCGTTGTACGGATGGATAGGTGTCGGCCATGTGTTCAAACGCCTGTCCCAGTGTCTTTCCCCCTGCATGGATTATCTGAAAGTGGGGGATGTTATTTTCCCGGCACCAATTACTGCATGTGTGGAGGGAGGGATCCGGGGACGGAAGAATAATGATTCCGGGATGGGATGGAATTCGTGCCGTATTAACAGCAGTGTGTTCGGCCGGCTCCATAGCGGTTACCTGTGTCAGCACGGGCCATTTTGATGCCACATATGAGCGTACGGTTTCGTGCGCGTTGGGGTCGGCGGCTCTGCCTGTACGTGATAAATGCTTTTTTGTGGCAATTCGTCGATAAACTCCTGTCACATCAGGTATGCCATGGAAGTCGGTTACATAACTGATTTTGCGCAGCAGATCCCAATCGATGTAAAAGGGAATGTGGGGATCATATATGCCGATGGCGTCAAAAAGGCGTCGTCGATGGACTACATTCAGATTTGGAATCTTATTTTGCAGCCGCATTTCCGTTGTTTCAAAACAGCTGTCGTATTCGATCCCTTTGCGGGATGGTGCTTGTCCCGGCTTAGGCGGAGCGGACCAGTATTCGGCTACCGTGCGTGAACATACGACGTCCCAGTCGGCATGATTTTTCAATGCCCCGACCAGCTGCTGCAGGTGATTGGGTAGGTAAAAATCATCATCGTCCAGATAAGCGATGAAGCGGCTGCGGGTTGCCTGAATACCTGTATTCAGCGCGGCTGCTTTGCCACTGTGCGGGATGTCCAGATACTGAATTCGGTCATCTCTGAAGCCCTTCAGTACAGGAGCCACATCTGCACCTCCGTCATTGATGATCAGCAGTCCCCAGTCCTGATAATGCTGTGCAAGTACACTGCCGACCGCGTAGGGCAGATAAGCATGCTGATTGCATGTTGGCATCAGAACGATTGTTTCTGCTTGCATTCTGGCCGTCTTCATTTGTGATCCTCTCTCATTTCGCATCGTCCAGAATTTGAAGCAGTTTTTTCGCTCGATGTCGCCAGGTATGATGTGCCGTTACACGGCGGTGCGCCTTTTCGGCAATCGCTTTTCCCGCTGCAGGATGGGCTAAATAGTAGCGTGCTTTATCGATCATTTCTTCCAGACTGTGGAAACAAATTATTTCTGTGTCGATATCAAAAAGCTGCTCCAGATTGGCTCGCCAGTCTGTTAGCAGCACGCCGCGAACGGCTGGAATATCAAAAACACGCTGGTTCACTGCCGTGCGCAAATGACTGTTGGTTAAATTGAGATTTAGAGGTGCCGCCGCATATACTCTGGCCAGCGGTGCGCCATAGCTCACTTCGGGTTTTATTGTGATTCTTTGTTCGGGGTTAACCGCTTCCTGTGCATTGCTGTAAACGCATATATTAAACTCTTTTCCCATTAAATCTATGGCCTGTTGGCGATAGGCTGTATCTGCTCGTCGCCATGTGTCGAGTA is part of the Spartobacteria bacterium genome and harbors:
- a CDS encoding glycosyltransferase family 2 protein, which encodes MRNERGSQMKTARMQAETIVLMPTCNQHAYLPYAVGSVLAQHYQDWGLLIINDGGADVAPVLKGFRDDRIQYLDIPHSGKAAALNTGIQATRSRFIAYLDDDDFYLPNHLQQLVGALKNHADWDVVCSRTVAEYWSAPPKPGQAPSRKGIEYDSCFETTEMRLQNKIPNLNVVHRRRLFDAIGIYDPHIPFYIDWDLLRKISYVTDFHGIPDVTGVYRRIATKKHLSRTGRAADPNAHETVRSYVASKWPVLTQVTAMEPAEHTAVNTARIPSHPGIIILPSPDPSLHTCSNWCRENNIPHFQIIHAGGKTLGQAFEHMADTYPSVQRILIARDDIQLTTEALSTHAGAADGTIQTGRILDKAPPVKTLHNQLLNAEPTMAGMLLNTDHPPQYILLRNEETLFNTSWPLETALDYSRKNIAIPLNQPLWTAWSAVHYLHRTHRTVAYAPDASVCWSTDNRMASRYDRYLQAGRQLVKHTQEWPEIHKETIARIQKRRIALQTFREMSNCLMTLYWNTEPARRTLEYLAQTTGIPSSQLEDMLPAFHFECCEAAFFDTLP